In Microbispora sp. ZYX-F-249, a single genomic region encodes these proteins:
- a CDS encoding DUF6295 family protein has protein sequence MCTYLTEKFRIDGAAKGASGWFTVTDGMVYVDHPYHACREHTVNIDLTNPAEGPSARVAIELTEEAALALVEAIHKALAAAPPGLASAARGPAPA, from the coding sequence ATGTGCACCTATCTCACCGAGAAGTTCCGGATCGACGGCGCCGCCAAGGGAGCGTCGGGCTGGTTCACGGTCACCGACGGCATGGTCTACGTCGACCATCCCTACCATGCCTGCCGGGAACACACGGTGAACATCGACCTCACCAACCCGGCCGAGGGCCCGTCGGCCCGGGTCGCGATCGAGCTCACCGAGGAGGCGGCGCTCGCCCTGGTCGAGGCGATCCACAAGGCCCTGGCCGCGGCGCCGCCCGGGCTCGCCTCGGCCGCCCGCGGGCCCGCACCCGCCTGA
- a CDS encoding GNAT family N-acetyltransferase, giving the protein MDIDVQSFAVANLRRRPEVVETGGFVAGFDPGTRSPHINYATPLPGARPSARDVAALVAAFRERGLRPRLEFAPDAAPGVEPALTRAGFGVEAVHDYLVCTPETLTPRSDGGPLVETPVADHDYLSIDAALSEAFGAGFTGSPEGAARLRRLQESGGAVRFVRAQDGGCAGAATCSAPAVGTSELAGVGTRPAFRGRGVAAAVTAALTAEMFARDARSVWLEYGGEGSRRVYERVGYRPSGTRLYMSLDE; this is encoded by the coding sequence GTGGACATCGATGTCCAGAGCTTTGCCGTGGCCAACCTTCGCCGCCGCCCCGAGGTCGTCGAGACCGGCGGTTTCGTCGCCGGGTTCGATCCCGGAACCCGCAGTCCGCACATCAACTACGCCACCCCCCTGCCCGGAGCCCGGCCGTCCGCGCGGGACGTCGCGGCGCTGGTCGCGGCGTTCCGCGAGCGCGGGCTGAGGCCCCGGCTCGAGTTCGCGCCGGACGCCGCGCCCGGTGTGGAGCCCGCGCTCACCCGGGCGGGCTTCGGCGTGGAGGCGGTGCACGACTACCTCGTCTGCACGCCGGAGACGCTGACGCCGCGGAGCGACGGCGGCCCCCTGGTGGAGACGCCGGTCGCGGACCACGACTACCTGTCGATCGACGCCGCCCTGTCCGAGGCGTTCGGCGCCGGGTTCACCGGCTCGCCGGAAGGCGCGGCCCGGCTGCGCCGCCTGCAGGAGAGCGGCGGGGCGGTGCGGTTCGTCCGGGCGCAGGACGGCGGCTGCGCCGGCGCGGCCACCTGCTCGGCCCCCGCCGTCGGCACGTCGGAACTCGCCGGTGTCGGCACGCGGCCGGCCTTCCGCGGCCGAGGCGTCGCCGCCGCGGTCACCGCCGCGCTGACCGCGGAGATGTTCGCCCGGGACGCGCGGTCGGTGTGGCTCGAGTACGGCGGCGAGGGGTCGCGGCGCGTCTACGAACGCGTCGGCTACCGGCCGTCGGGCACCCGCCTGTACATGTCGCTCGACGAGTGA
- a CDS encoding SPW repeat protein, whose protein sequence is MVQPGLARRPDATELRQTYDRAGSTVPAQIMDGVTLLAGLYLAISPWVVGFAGFGGLAINNLIIGLTVAALALSCASAFGRTYGVSWVLPVLGVWTIIAPWVIRGQPATTATIWDNVVTGAIIFLFGLGALAFAANYRQHEGGGRRRGVGAPGGQW, encoded by the coding sequence ATGGTGCAACCAGGTCTGGCACGACGCCCGGACGCGACGGAGCTGCGCCAGACGTACGACCGCGCGGGCTCGACCGTTCCCGCGCAAATCATGGACGGAGTGACGCTCCTCGCCGGGCTCTATCTCGCCATCTCGCCGTGGGTCGTGGGCTTCGCCGGATTCGGCGGGCTGGCGATCAACAACCTGATCATCGGGCTGACGGTCGCGGCGCTCGCGCTGAGCTGCGCGTCGGCGTTCGGCCGCACGTACGGCGTGAGCTGGGTGCTGCCGGTGCTGGGCGTCTGGACGATCATCGCGCCGTGGGTGATCCGCGGCCAGCCGGCCACCACCGCGACCATCTGGGACAACGTCGTCACCGGGGCGATCATCTTCCTGTTCGGCCTCGGCGCGCTGGCGTTCGCCGCGAACTACCGGCAGCACGAGGGTGGCGGCCGGCGACGGGGGGTCGGCGCACCGGGCGGCCAGTGGTAG
- a CDS encoding glycoside hydrolase family 15 protein — translation MRIEDYALIGDMHTAALVGRDGSVDWLCLPRFDSGSCFAALLGGHPAGRWLLAPAGGGTCTGRRYRDGALVLETTWDTPGGCVRVVDFMPPRGEAPDLVRVVEGVRGRVEMRTELLLRFEYGAVIPWVRHRAGEVAVIAGPNAAWLQSPVELAHDSRLRGTTASFSVTEGDRVPFVLTWQQSWRDRPRRLEAAAELAATDRLWRQWLGGCRYQGEYGEAVGSSLLALKALTYAPTGGLVAAPTTSLPERIGGSRNWDYRYSWLRDASFTLRALMDAGYANEATAWRDWLLRAVAGDPADLQIMYTVDGSRHMPEWTLDWLPGYEGSRPVRIGNGASGQFQLDVYGEVIDCLYQAREAGLRPDEEAWELQCALMDYLEGAWREPDNGLWEVRGRRRDFVHSKVFAWVAADRMVRSVEKQGLDGPAGRWRALRAEIHREVCARGYDAGRNTFTQFYGSKGLDAALLLIPRLGFLPVDDPRVAGTVDAVCRELTEDGLVLRYRPEADDVDGLPGGEGVFVACSFWLAHALALLGRRERARRLFERLLSLRNDVGLLSEEYDPGRGRQVGNFPQAYSHVSVVNAAQALAAPGPSG, via the coding sequence ATGCGCATCGAGGACTACGCGCTCATCGGCGACATGCACACGGCCGCCCTGGTCGGACGCGACGGCTCGGTCGACTGGCTGTGCCTGCCGCGCTTCGATTCCGGATCCTGCTTCGCGGCGCTCCTTGGCGGCCACCCGGCGGGACGCTGGCTGCTTGCCCCCGCCGGGGGCGGGACGTGCACCGGGCGCCGCTACCGCGACGGCGCGCTGGTCCTGGAGACGACCTGGGACACGCCCGGCGGGTGTGTCCGGGTCGTCGACTTCATGCCGCCGCGCGGCGAGGCGCCCGACCTCGTGCGCGTGGTGGAGGGCGTGCGGGGCCGGGTGGAGATGCGCACGGAACTGCTGCTGCGCTTCGAATACGGGGCCGTGATCCCCTGGGTGCGGCACCGTGCGGGAGAGGTGGCGGTCATCGCCGGTCCCAACGCCGCCTGGCTCCAGTCGCCCGTCGAGCTCGCCCACGACTCCCGCCTCCGCGGGACGACGGCGTCCTTCTCCGTCACAGAGGGAGACCGGGTGCCGTTCGTGCTCACCTGGCAGCAGTCGTGGCGGGACCGGCCGCGGCGGCTGGAGGCGGCGGCGGAACTGGCCGCCACCGACAGGCTCTGGAGGCAGTGGCTCGGCGGCTGCCGCTATCAGGGGGAGTACGGCGAGGCCGTGGGCAGCAGCCTCCTCGCGCTCAAGGCCCTCACGTACGCCCCCACCGGCGGCCTCGTCGCGGCGCCGACGACGTCGCTGCCGGAGCGGATCGGGGGCTCGCGCAACTGGGACTACCGCTACAGCTGGCTGCGCGACGCCTCGTTCACTCTCCGGGCGCTGATGGACGCGGGGTACGCGAACGAGGCGACGGCCTGGCGTGACTGGCTGCTGCGGGCCGTCGCGGGGGACCCCGCCGACCTGCAGATCATGTACACGGTCGACGGCAGCAGGCACATGCCCGAGTGGACCCTCGACTGGCTGCCGGGATACGAGGGGTCGCGGCCGGTGCGGATCGGCAACGGCGCCTCCGGCCAGTTCCAGCTCGACGTGTACGGCGAGGTGATCGACTGCCTCTACCAGGCCAGGGAGGCGGGCCTGCGGCCGGACGAGGAGGCCTGGGAGCTGCAGTGCGCGCTCATGGACTATCTGGAGGGGGCGTGGCGTGAGCCCGACAACGGGCTCTGGGAGGTGCGCGGCCGGCGCCGCGACTTCGTCCACTCGAAGGTCTTCGCCTGGGTGGCGGCGGACCGGATGGTCCGCTCCGTCGAGAAGCAGGGCCTCGACGGCCCGGCCGGCCGCTGGCGCGCCCTCCGCGCCGAGATCCACCGGGAGGTGTGCGCGCGCGGCTACGACGCCGGCCGCAACACCTTCACCCAGTTCTACGGGTCGAAGGGCCTCGACGCCGCCCTGCTGCTCATTCCCCGGCTCGGCTTCCTGCCGGTGGACGACCCCCGCGTCGCGGGCACCGTGGACGCCGTGTGCCGCGAACTGACGGAGGACGGCCTCGTCCTGCGTTACCGGCCCGAGGCCGACGACGTGGACGGGCTGCCGGGCGGCGAGGGCGTCTTCGTCGCCTGCTCCTTCTGGCTCGCCCACGCGCTCGCCCTGCTCGGCCGCCGCGAACGGGCGCGGCGCCTGTTCGAGCGCCTGCTGTCCCTGCGCAACGACGTCGGCCTGCTGTCGGAGGAGTACGACCCCGGCCGCGGGCGACAGGTCGGGAACTTCCCCCAGGCCTACAGCCACGTCTCCGTCGTGAACGCGGCCCAGGCTCTGGCGGCGCCGGGTCCATCTGGCTGA
- a CDS encoding D-arabinono-1,4-lactone oxidase has translation MTNWAGNITFRAEAVERPSSVEEVRGLVARGEKIRVLGSGHSFNHIADSPGLLVSLDALPPEIEIDSASSTVRVAASVRYGELGRRLHDKGYALPNLASLPHISVAGSCATGTHGSGDANGGLATSVRAIEMVTADGGLVTLDRDPDGDRFPGAVVALGALGAVVAMTLDVVPSFDVRQRVYEGLPSEVLDEQFDAVMSGAYSVSLFTDWRTSRINQVWVKERAGAAGADPAEVAAVSGLAGDAAAGGLEGATAAGGLHGAEPGGGFFGATPADGPRHPVPGMSAVHCTAQMGVPGPWFERLPHFRPDFTPSSGEELQAEYMVPRRHAAEAFRALGEIRDRIAPVLQISEIRTIAADDLWLSPSQGRDTVAFHFTWIKDPAAVTPVLTAIEERLAPFGARPHWGKLFTLPPAVVRSRYERLDDFAALARHFDPRGVFANEFVERYVLGRD, from the coding sequence GTGACAAACTGGGCGGGCAACATCACCTTCCGGGCCGAGGCGGTCGAGCGGCCCTCCTCCGTGGAGGAGGTGCGCGGCCTGGTGGCGCGCGGCGAGAAGATCCGCGTGCTGGGCAGCGGCCACTCCTTCAACCACATCGCCGACTCCCCGGGCCTGCTGGTCTCGCTGGACGCGCTGCCCCCGGAGATCGAGATCGACAGCGCGTCCTCGACGGTCCGGGTCGCCGCGAGCGTCCGCTACGGCGAGCTGGGCCGCCGCCTGCACGACAAGGGCTACGCCCTGCCCAACCTCGCGTCCCTGCCGCACATCTCGGTCGCGGGCTCCTGCGCGACCGGCACCCACGGCTCGGGCGACGCCAACGGCGGTCTCGCCACGTCCGTGCGCGCGATCGAGATGGTGACCGCGGACGGCGGCCTCGTCACGCTGGACCGCGACCCGGACGGCGACCGCTTCCCCGGGGCCGTCGTCGCGCTGGGCGCCCTCGGCGCCGTCGTCGCCATGACGCTGGACGTCGTGCCGTCGTTCGACGTCCGCCAGCGCGTGTACGAGGGCCTGCCGTCCGAGGTGCTGGACGAGCAGTTCGACGCCGTCATGTCCGGCGCGTACAGCGTCAGCCTGTTCACCGACTGGCGTACCTCTCGGATCAACCAGGTCTGGGTGAAGGAGCGGGCCGGCGCGGCCGGCGCGGATCCCGCCGAGGTGGCGGCGGTGAGCGGGCTCGCGGGGGACGCCGCCGCGGGCGGCCTGGAGGGGGCCACGGCCGCCGGAGGCCTCCACGGCGCAGAGCCGGGCGGCGGCTTCTTCGGGGCGACGCCGGCCGACGGCCCGAGGCACCCCGTGCCGGGCATGTCCGCGGTGCACTGCACGGCCCAGATGGGCGTCCCCGGCCCCTGGTTCGAGCGGCTGCCGCACTTCCGGCCCGACTTCACCCCCAGCAGCGGGGAGGAGCTCCAGGCGGAGTACATGGTGCCCCGGCGGCACGCGGCCGAGGCGTTCCGCGCCCTCGGCGAGATCCGCGACCGCATCGCCCCGGTGCTGCAGATCTCCGAGATCCGCACGATCGCCGCGGACGACCTGTGGCTGAGCCCGAGCCAGGGCCGTGACACGGTGGCCTTCCACTTCACCTGGATCAAGGACCCCGCTGCCGTGACGCCCGTGCTCACCGCGATCGAGGAGCGTCTCGCGCCGTTCGGCGCGCGGCCCCACTGGGGCAAGCTCTTCACCCTTCCGCCCGCCGTCGTACGGTCCCGCTACGAGCGCCTGGACGACTTCGCCGCGCTGGCGCGGCACTTCGACCCCCGGGGCGTGTTCGCCAACGAGTTCGTCGAGCGGTACGTCCTCGGCCGCGACTGA
- a CDS encoding peroxiredoxin translates to MTSAVTPAATPAATPAVTPGTEPATRLPLIGDRAPDFEAESTHGPVRLADYAGRWLVLFSHPADFTPVCTTEFVAFAELAGEFAARGVALLGNSVDSVHSHLAWIRAIEDKLGVKIPFPIIADLDTRVSRAYGMLHPNASATAAVRAVFVIDPESVVRAILYYPMNAGRMVPEILRLVDALRTADRDGVSCPANWRPGDDVLLGAPKTQAEVEARMADERLKLVDWYLAALPGQGA, encoded by the coding sequence ATGACCTCTGCCGTGACCCCTGCGGCGACCCCGGCCGCGACCCCTGCGGTGACCCCCGGGACGGAACCCGCCACCCGCCTGCCGCTCATCGGCGACCGGGCGCCGGACTTCGAGGCCGAGAGCACGCACGGGCCGGTCCGGCTCGCCGACTACGCCGGGCGCTGGCTCGTGCTGTTCAGCCATCCGGCCGACTTCACCCCGGTGTGCACCACGGAGTTCGTCGCGTTCGCCGAGCTCGCGGGGGAGTTCGCCGCCCGCGGCGTCGCCCTGCTCGGCAACTCGGTCGACTCCGTGCACAGCCATCTCGCCTGGATCCGGGCGATCGAGGACAAGCTCGGTGTGAAGATCCCGTTCCCGATCATCGCCGACCTCGACACGCGGGTGTCCCGCGCGTACGGGATGCTGCACCCGAACGCGTCGGCGACGGCGGCGGTCCGCGCGGTGTTCGTGATCGACCCGGAGTCGGTGGTGCGCGCGATCCTCTACTACCCGATGAACGCGGGACGGATGGTCCCCGAGATCCTCAGGCTCGTGGACGCGCTGCGGACCGCCGACCGCGACGGCGTCTCCTGCCCGGCGAACTGGCGGCCGGGCGACGACGTGCTGCTGGGCGCGCCGAAGACCCAGGCGGAGGTGGAGGCCAGGATGGCCGACGAGCGGCTCAAGCTCGTCGACTGGTACCTCGCCGCCCTGCCCGGCCAGGGCGCCTGA
- a CDS encoding class I SAM-dependent methyltransferase — protein sequence MPVTEVSHPLFARFYTWFSGVLDRHGMAAQREALVDGLSGRVIEVGAGNGLNFSCYPPSVAGVLAVEPEPRLRAAALDAARRSPVRIEVVGGLADRLPAASGEFDAAVVSFVLCSLPDPVAGLREIRRVLAPEGRLRFLEHVRAAPGGWARAQDLLDATVWPCLTGGCHTGRDSVAAVEAAGFTVGPLERFVFPGGVRSPISFCVRGEARR from the coding sequence ATGCCGGTCACCGAGGTCAGCCATCCGTTGTTCGCCCGCTTCTACACGTGGTTCAGCGGGGTGCTCGACCGCCACGGCATGGCCGCGCAGCGCGAGGCGCTGGTGGACGGGCTGTCGGGCCGGGTGATCGAGGTCGGCGCGGGCAACGGGCTCAACTTCTCCTGCTATCCGCCGTCCGTCGCGGGTGTGCTGGCCGTCGAGCCCGAACCGCGGCTGCGCGCGGCCGCGCTCGACGCCGCCCGCCGGTCACCGGTGCGGATCGAGGTCGTCGGCGGCCTGGCCGACCGGCTGCCCGCCGCGAGCGGCGAGTTCGACGCGGCGGTCGTGTCGTTCGTGCTGTGCTCGCTGCCCGATCCGGTGGCCGGGCTGCGGGAGATCCGCCGCGTGCTGGCCCCGGAGGGGCGGCTTCGCTTCCTCGAACACGTCCGCGCCGCCCCCGGCGGCTGGGCCAGGGCGCAGGACCTGCTGGACGCGACCGTGTGGCCGTGCCTGACCGGCGGCTGCCACACCGGCCGCGACAGCGTGGCGGCCGTCGAGGCGGCCGGCTTCACCGTCGGGCCGCTGGAGCGCTTCGTCTTCCCCGGAGGCGTCCGCAGCCCCATCTCCTTCTGCGTACGGGGCGAGGCCCGGCGGTGA
- a CDS encoding MFS transporter produces the protein MAGVQAVLRRVTLDTRPLSIPAYRRLLVGQGVSFIGFQLTSVAVSGQVYSLTGSSLWVGLLGPVSLVPLVVFGLWGGAVADAVDRRRLLLAGSVVAWLSTAALLVHAWSGIGSVHLILAVIALQSIGFAVTSATRGAIIPRIVPTERVPAANTLNFLVSSIGTVVGPLLAGVVLAKGGYATAYLIDAVLFGAGFYAAVRLPALAPVGEISRPGLRSVVDGLAYVVSRPVVLMSFVVDIIAMAFAMPRALFPELTAERFGGSPVAFGWLSASIAIGAVVAGVFSGWVGRVRRQGVALTLVIATWGVTVAAAALAQPLWLVVALLAIGGATDLASAVWRQTILQTYAPDEMRGRLQGVFMVVVAGGPRLGDLRAGATADAFGLVPSWAGGGLVCAVLVLVAGFAVPAFRRYDALASRPDSR, from the coding sequence GTGGCGGGGGTACAGGCAGTCCTGAGGCGCGTCACCCTCGACACCCGCCCGCTGAGCATTCCCGCGTACCGGCGGCTGCTGGTGGGGCAGGGCGTCTCGTTCATCGGCTTCCAGCTCACCTCCGTGGCGGTGAGCGGGCAGGTGTACAGCCTCACCGGCTCGTCCCTGTGGGTGGGCCTGCTCGGGCCCGTCAGCCTCGTCCCGCTGGTCGTCTTCGGCCTGTGGGGCGGCGCGGTCGCCGACGCGGTGGACCGCCGCCGGCTCCTGCTGGCCGGTTCGGTGGTGGCCTGGCTGTCCACCGCCGCCCTGCTGGTGCACGCCTGGTCGGGGATCGGCAGCGTCCACCTCATCCTCGCCGTCATCGCCCTGCAGTCGATCGGCTTCGCCGTGACCTCGGCGACGCGCGGGGCGATCATCCCCCGCATCGTGCCCACCGAGCGGGTCCCCGCGGCCAACACGCTGAACTTCCTCGTCAGCAGCATCGGCACGGTGGTCGGGCCGCTGCTGGCCGGCGTCGTGCTCGCCAAGGGCGGCTACGCCACGGCGTACCTCATCGACGCCGTCCTTTTCGGCGCCGGCTTCTACGCGGCCGTACGGCTGCCGGCGCTGGCGCCCGTCGGCGAGATCTCCCGGCCGGGCCTGAGGTCGGTCGTCGACGGGCTCGCGTACGTGGTGAGCAGGCCCGTCGTGCTCATGTCGTTCGTGGTGGACATCATCGCCATGGCGTTCGCGATGCCGAGGGCGCTGTTTCCGGAGTTGACGGCGGAGCGGTTCGGCGGGTCTCCGGTGGCCTTCGGCTGGCTGTCGGCGAGCATCGCCATCGGCGCGGTCGTCGCCGGGGTGTTCTCCGGCTGGGTCGGCCGGGTGCGCCGGCAGGGGGTGGCGCTCACGCTCGTGATCGCCACGTGGGGCGTCACCGTGGCCGCGGCGGCGCTGGCGCAGCCCCTGTGGCTGGTCGTGGCGCTGCTGGCGATCGGCGGCGCGACCGACCTCGCCTCCGCCGTGTGGCGGCAGACGATCCTGCAGACCTACGCGCCCGACGAGATGCGCGGGCGCCTGCAGGGGGTGTTCATGGTCGTCGTCGCGGGCGGGCCCCGCCTGGGCGACCTGCGGGCGGGCGCCACCGCGGACGCCTTCGGGCTCGTGCCCTCCTGGGCGGGCGGCGGCCTGGTGTGCGCCGTGCTCGTCCTGGTGGCCGGCTTCGCCGTGCCCGCCTTCCGCCGGTACGACGCCCTCGCGAGCCGCCCGGACTCCCGCTGA
- a CDS encoding LacI family DNA-binding transcriptional regulator, producing MTTTREPTPPERTPSRPLTIAQIAELAGVSPATVSKVVNGRSEVAPETRALVEDLIRAHGYRRQKKRPTAAPLVELVFHELEGAYAMEVIKGVEQVAREHDLAVVVSELQEHQPPARGWIEGVIGRRPCGVIVVFSGLTGAQREQLRTRDIPLVLVDPTGDPGHELPSVGAGNWSGGLSAARHLLELGHRRIALITGPAHALSSRARLDGFRAAMDAAGVPTDPALVRQGDFSVEDGLAHARSLLAMPRPPTAVFAFNDAQAMGVYQAAHELGVRIPGDLSVVGFDDVPMAQWLIPALTTVRQPLTEMAAAATTMVVALARGETPPQSRLELTTSLVVRGSTAPLAA from the coding sequence ATGACGACGACCAGGGAGCCGACACCTCCGGAACGCACCCCCTCCCGGCCGCTGACCATCGCCCAGATCGCCGAGCTGGCGGGGGTGTCCCCCGCGACCGTCTCCAAGGTCGTCAACGGCAGGTCCGAGGTCGCCCCCGAGACCCGCGCCCTGGTCGAGGACCTGATCCGCGCGCACGGATACCGCCGGCAGAAGAAGCGCCCCACGGCGGCGCCCCTGGTCGAACTCGTCTTCCACGAGCTGGAGGGCGCGTACGCGATGGAGGTCATCAAGGGGGTCGAGCAGGTCGCGCGCGAGCACGACCTGGCGGTGGTGGTCTCCGAGCTGCAGGAGCACCAGCCTCCCGCCAGGGGCTGGATCGAGGGCGTCATCGGCCGCCGCCCCTGCGGCGTGATCGTGGTCTTCTCCGGCCTCACCGGGGCCCAGCGCGAGCAGCTCAGGACGCGCGACATCCCCCTGGTGCTGGTCGATCCCACCGGCGACCCCGGGCACGAGCTGCCCTCGGTGGGGGCCGGCAACTGGAGCGGCGGGCTGTCGGCCGCGCGGCACCTGCTGGAGCTGGGGCACCGGCGCATCGCCCTCATCACCGGCCCCGCCCACGCCCTGTCCAGCCGCGCGCGGCTCGACGGGTTCCGCGCGGCGATGGACGCCGCGGGCGTGCCGACGGACCCGGCGCTCGTCCGGCAGGGCGACTTCAGCGTGGAGGACGGCCTCGCGCACGCCCGTTCCCTGCTCGCCATGCCCCGGCCCCCGACCGCCGTGTTCGCCTTCAACGACGCCCAGGCCATGGGCGTGTACCAGGCGGCCCACGAGCTGGGGGTGCGCATCCCGGGCGACCTGAGCGTGGTGGGCTTCGACGACGTGCCGATGGCGCAGTGGCTCATCCCCGCGCTGACCACGGTGCGCCAGCCGCTCACCGAGATGGCCGCCGCCGCCACGACCATGGTCGTCGCCCTCGCGCGCGGGGAGACCCCGCCGCAGAGCCGCCTGGAACTCACCACCAGCCTCGTCGTGCGGGGCAGCACCGCGCCGCTCGCCGCCTGA
- a CDS encoding beta-xylosidase/alpha-l-arabinosidase: MTFVDAPGIAPWRDAERPLDERVEALLAEMTLEEKVAQLGSVWVDISTAGSEAASGNVAPLQDLFMKDGADLDDRIRGGVGHLTRVYGTAPVSPAEGAAGLRSLQEQVVAANRFGIPAIAHEECLTGFATYGATAYPTPLAWAATFDPALVERMARAIGDDLRAVGVHQGLSPVLDVVRDYRWGRVEETLGEDPYVVGQIGAAYVRGLEKAGIIATLKHFAGYAASRAGRNHAPVSIGPREMADVILPPFETAIREGGARSVMNSYTDVDGVPVAANADLLRRVLRDQWGFDGTVVADYWAVPFLAMNHHVAEDEAHAGAIALRAGIDVELPETVGYGERLVEQVRAGHVAESLVDEAVRRVLVQKIELGLLDGGPLVPEGAGDVDLDGPRNRDLARTVAERSVVLLSNAAGVLPLAAGTPARIAVVGPCADDPQTLLGCYAFPNHVLDRFPDHGMGLPIAPVLDGLRAEFPSADLRFARGTDVSGDDTSGIAEAAALAADSDLVLLFVGDRAGLFGNGTSGEGCDAAHLALPGVQPELVEAVLAAGTPTVLVVVSGRPYAVGTYAGRAAAALQAFLPGVEGGAAIAGVLSGRVEPSGRLPVQIPGSPFVNPSTYLQPPLGLRTDGISVSDPTPAFPFGHGLSYTTVRYDALTTSVERCPTDGMLEARVTVTNTGSRAAEEVVQLYASDPVALVARPVAQLVGFARVPLAPGETREVVFDVPADAFSYTGPDLRRIVEPGVIALTAGPSAADRPLRAEILLTGDTAVLGRARRLTTHARTPEPAS; this comes from the coding sequence ATGACATTCGTAGACGCGCCGGGCATCGCGCCCTGGCGGGACGCCGAGCGGCCTCTCGACGAGCGCGTGGAGGCGCTGCTGGCCGAGATGACGCTGGAGGAGAAGGTCGCCCAGCTCGGTTCGGTCTGGGTCGACATCTCGACCGCCGGATCCGAGGCGGCGTCGGGCAACGTCGCCCCGTTGCAGGACCTGTTCATGAAGGACGGCGCCGACCTCGACGACCGGATCCGCGGCGGAGTCGGTCACCTGACCCGCGTGTACGGCACGGCGCCGGTGAGCCCGGCCGAGGGCGCGGCCGGGCTGCGCTCGCTGCAGGAGCAGGTGGTGGCGGCCAACCGGTTCGGCATCCCCGCGATCGCGCACGAGGAGTGCCTGACCGGGTTCGCAACGTACGGCGCGACCGCCTATCCCACGCCGCTGGCCTGGGCCGCGACCTTCGACCCCGCCCTCGTGGAGCGGATGGCCCGGGCCATCGGGGACGACCTGCGGGCCGTCGGCGTCCACCAGGGCCTGTCCCCCGTCCTCGACGTGGTGCGCGACTACCGGTGGGGCCGGGTCGAGGAGACGCTCGGCGAGGACCCCTACGTCGTCGGCCAGATCGGCGCGGCGTACGTGCGCGGCCTCGAGAAGGCCGGGATCATCGCGACGCTCAAGCACTTCGCCGGCTACGCCGCCTCCCGGGCGGGCCGCAACCACGCGCCGGTCAGCATCGGCCCCCGGGAGATGGCCGACGTCATCCTCCCGCCGTTCGAGACGGCGATCCGCGAGGGCGGCGCCCGGTCGGTCATGAACTCCTACACCGACGTCGACGGCGTCCCCGTCGCCGCCAACGCCGACCTGCTGCGGCGCGTGCTGCGCGACCAGTGGGGCTTCGACGGCACCGTCGTGGCCGACTACTGGGCGGTGCCGTTCCTCGCCATGAACCACCACGTCGCCGAGGACGAGGCGCACGCCGGCGCCATCGCGCTGCGCGCGGGCATCGACGTGGAGCTGCCGGAGACGGTCGGCTACGGCGAGCGCCTGGTCGAGCAGGTGCGGGCGGGCCACGTGGCGGAGTCGCTGGTCGACGAGGCGGTCCGCCGGGTGCTGGTGCAGAAGATCGAGCTGGGCCTGCTGGACGGCGGGCCGCTCGTGCCCGAGGGCGCCGGCGACGTCGACCTGGACGGCCCCCGCAACCGCGACCTGGCCCGCACGGTCGCCGAGCGGTCCGTCGTGCTGCTCAGCAATGCCGCCGGCGTGCTGCCGCTGGCCGCCGGGACGCCCGCCCGGATCGCGGTCGTCGGCCCGTGCGCCGACGACCCGCAGACCCTGCTCGGCTGCTACGCCTTCCCCAACCACGTGCTCGACCGCTTCCCCGACCACGGCATGGGCCTGCCCATCGCCCCCGTCCTCGACGGCCTGCGGGCCGAGTTCCCCTCCGCCGACCTGCGGTTCGCGCGGGGCACGGACGTGTCGGGCGACGACACCTCGGGCATCGCCGAGGCCGCCGCGCTGGCCGCGGACTCCGACCTCGTGCTGCTGTTCGTCGGCGACCGGGCCGGGCTGTTCGGCAACGGCACCTCCGGCGAGGGCTGCGACGCCGCCCACCTCGCCCTGCCCGGGGTTCAGCCGGAGCTGGTCGAGGCGGTCCTGGCCGCCGGCACGCCGACCGTGCTGGTCGTGGTGTCCGGCCGGCCGTACGCGGTGGGCACCTACGCCGGCCGGGCCGCCGCCGCGCTCCAGGCGTTCCTGCCGGGCGTGGAGGGAGGCGCGGCGATCGCGGGGGTGCTCAGCGGCCGGGTCGAGCCCTCGGGCCGCCTGCCCGTCCAGATCCCCGGCTCCCCGTTCGTCAACCCCTCCACGTATCTGCAGCCGCCCCTGGGACTGCGCACGGACGGCATCTCCGTGTCCGACCCGACCCCGGCCTTCCCCTTCGGCCACGGCCTGTCGTACACGACGGTCCGGTACGACGCGCTGACGACGTCCGTGGAGCGGTGCCCCACGGACGGCATGCTCGAGGCGCGGGTGACCGTCACCAACACCGGTTCCCGGGCGGCGGAGGAGGTCGTGCAGCTGTACGCCTCCGACCCGGTGGCGCTGGTGGCCCGTCCCGTCGCGCAGCTCGTGGGCTTCGCCCGGGTGCCGCTCGCGCCCGGCGAGACCCGCGAGGTGGTCTTCGACGTGCCGGCCGACGCCTTCTCCTACACCGGCCCCGACCTGCGCCGGATCGTCGAACCCGGAGTGATCGCGCTCACCGCCGGCCCGTCCGCCGCCGACCGCCCGCTGCGCGCCGAGATCCTGCTGACCGGCGACACCGCCGTGCTCGGCCGGGCCCGGCGGCTCACCACGCACGCGCGGACGCCCGAACCGGCCTCCTGA